Genomic window (Magnetospirillum sp. WYHS-4):
TGGCCACCATCAGACGCGCCAGTTCCACCGCCGTCTTGACCCCCATCTTCTCGAAGACGTGGGCACGGTGGACTTCGACGGTACGCATGCTGATGCCCAGGCGGTCGGCGATCACCTTGTTCATCCGGCCTTCGAGGATAAGATCCATGACCTGGCGCTCCCGCTCGCTCAAGGAGGCCAGGCGGGCGGCCAGCGAATCCGCGCCGGCTTGCCGGGCGCGCCGCCGGGCGTCTTGGGCCAGGGCCTCGATCACCTTGTCGACCAGATCGTTGTCGTTGAAAGGCTTCTCCACGAAATCGAAGGCCCCCTTCTTGAG
Coding sequences:
- a CDS encoding response regulator; protein product: MKVHIVDDDEAIRDSLTWLLSSRGLEAEAHPSAEAFLARQEPAAGCLVLDIRMEGMSGLDLFDRIRDRGCRLPVIFLTGHGDVPIAVQALKKGAFDFVEKPFNDNDLVDKVIEALAQDARRRARQAGADSLAARLASLSERERQVMDLILEGRMNKVIADRLGISMRTVEVHRAHVFEKMGVKTAVELARLMVAMKG